A window of the Pungitius pungitius chromosome 3, fPunPun2.1, whole genome shotgun sequence genome harbors these coding sequences:
- the slx9 gene encoding protein FAM207A, with amino-acid sequence MVGKIKHVRQKLHQEAVRLDRPSSLSQSPGSGLPQSLEKPPASELHKTSAPLRENKKTESSTDAAQPPGQISFPSGIFAGTKITPEALVQTLRFEEPPDAPLPARRGPEEKKVKSKKEKMKERRDRWLNKISSIKQAKEQQAAEARRQATPVVGDMRPLADALPELSLLVAPPTTALTARRKSRKNKVPVKRPEPTDFSQMKQSQKRKLLETETSRFSNAVKTLSAKMNPLADIGEQLRKRMRQEEEQGPS; translated from the exons ATGGTCGGGAAGATAAAACACGTCCGTCAGAAGCTCCACCAAGAGGCGGTGAGGCTCGACAGGCCGAGCAGCCTCTCGCAGAGCCCCGGCTCCGGGTTACCGCAGAGTTTAGAGAAGCCCCCTGCCTCGGAACTACACAAAACAAGCGCTCCCCTTCGGGAGAATAAGAAGACCGAGTCCTCCACCGACGCGGCACAG CCCCCGGGACAAATCTCCTTCCCCTCTGGGATCTTCGCTGGCACCAAGATAACTCCGGAGGCCCTGGTACAGACGCTGAGGTTTGAGGAGCCTCCAGATGCACCTCTACCTGCTCGTAGAG gcccagaagagaagaaagttaagtcaaagaaagagaagatgaaggagaggagggaccGGTGGCTGAACA agATTAGCTCCATTAAACAGGCCAAGGAGCAGCAGGCGGCTGAGGCTCGACGGCAGGCCACGCCCGTGGTGGGGGACATGAGGCCGCTGGCCGACGCCCTGCCAGAGCTGTCTCTGCTCGTAGCCCCCCCTACCACAGCCCTCACCGCCCGCCGCAAgagcaggaaaaacaaagt accgGTGAAGAGGCCCGAACCGACAGATTTCAGTCAAATGAAACAGTCACAGAAACGCAAACTCCT GGAGACAGAGACCAGCCGGTTTAGCAACGCAGTGAAGACCCTCTCGGCCAAGATGAACCCTCTGGCGGATATTGGTGAGcagctgaggaagaggatgaggcaggaagaggagcagggtcccagctaa
- the plcd4a gene encoding 1-phosphatidylinositol 4,5-bisphosphate phosphodiesterase delta-4 translates to MASTGVGHSIQGDDNLQSMLVGTVMRKVKSRTWKKQRYFKLQDDYMTIWYKSKKAGNTHSTFSVSDLEAIRDGHQSEVLLSIADEFPADRCFTLVFRGRRGNLDLVAESAEEAQSWIKGMRMLIENLENMGEREKLDQWIGDWFRKADKNNDGRMNFKEVQDLLKMMNVDMNEHHAHRLFTMADKSQSGMLEDDEFVLFYKMLTQREDVLRVFQGYSVDGQKLFQSDLEDFLREEQLDGNDIQQHAKQLIERYEPSDTAKLLNAMTFDGFLMYLGSAEGSIFNPQWRGVFQDMSQPLCHYFISSSHNTYLMEDQLRGQSSVEGYIRALSRGCRCVEVDCWDGANGEPIVYHGHTFTSKILFKDVVNAVGNYAFKVSEYPVILSIENHCSVEQQRVMAQHLNHILGDKLLKGTLEGKAPIRLPSPEDLKGKILLKAKKIGGLEESLNGMVEDSQTGEVSDEDEVAEINEDNLHRESICRRIKRSTQHLSKELSDCVVYCKSVQFSNFKHSRIHSKFYEVASFTESKARKHLREAGTEFVHHNSRQLTRVYPSGLRTDSSNFNPQEMWNVGCQIVALNFQTAGEGMDLNDGLFGQNGSCGYVLKPSFMREIQGGFDPETPQQRDCYQPAVLTIQVISGQQLPKVNIKEDSIVDPLVRVEIHGVPMDQAKQETRYIENNGFNPVWYDTLRFTIHTPELAMVRFVVEDYDKTSKNDFVGQYTLPLSCMQQGYRHIHLFSKDGTRIPPSSLFVHVRITQLE, encoded by the exons ATGGCTTCCACAGGGGTCGGCCACA GCATTCAGGGGGACGACAACCTCCAGTCCATGCTTGTGGGAACGGTGATGAGGAAAGTCAAGTCTCGTACCTGGAAGAAGCAGCGCTACTTCAAACTGCAAGATGACTATATGACCATCTGGTATAAGTCCAAGAAGGCTGGTAACACCCACTCCACAT TTTCAGTTAGTGATTTGGAGGCAATACGAGATGGACACCAGTCCGAGGTGCTGCTCAGCATTGCGGATGAGTTCCCGGCTGACCGCTGCTTCACTCTGGTTTTCCGTGGTCGCAGGGGAAACCTGGACCTGGTGGCCGAGTCAGCCGAGGAAGCACAGTCCTGGATCAAAGGCATGAGGATGCTGATCGAGAACTTGGAGAACATGGGGGAGCGGGAGAAACTGGATCA ATGGATTGGTGACTGGTTCAGGAAGGCAGACAAGAATAATGATGGCAGGATGAACTTCAAGGAAGTGCAAGATTTACTGAAAATGATGAATGTGGACATGAACGAGCACCACGCTCATCGTCTCTTCACA ATGGCTGATAAGTCCCAATCTGGTATGCTGGAAGATGATGAGTTTGTGCTCTTCTACAAGATGTTAACCCAGCGGGAGGATGTACTGAGGGTTTTCCAGGGGTACTCAGTGGATGGCCAGAAGTTGTTCCAAAGTGACTTGGAGGACTTCCTgagagaggagcagctggacgGGAATGACATCCAGCAGCATGCCAAGCAGCTTATTGAGCGCTACGAGCCCTCTGACACAG CCAAGCTGCTGAATGCCATGACATTTGACGGCTTCTTGATGTACCTCGGCTCAGCTGAGGGCTCCATCTTCAACCCACAGTGGCGGGGCGTCTTCCAGGACATGAGCCAGCCGCTGTGCCATTACTTCATTTCCTCCTCCCACAACACCTATCTAATGGAAGACCAGCTCCGAGGTCAGAGCAGTGTGGAGGGATACATCAG GGCTCTGAGTCGTGGCTGTCGGTGTGTGGAAGTGGACTGCTGGGATGGTGCCAATGGAGAGCCCATTGTCTATCACGGACATACTTTCACCTCAAAGATACTCTTCAAGGATGTGGTCAACGCAGTGGGAAACTATGCCTTCAAG GTATCAGAATATCCAGTCATTCTGTCTATCGAGAACCACTGCAGCGTTGAGCAACAGAGAGTCATGGCCCAACACCTCAACCACATTCTGGGAGACAAATTGCTGAAAGGCACACTAGAGGGCAAGGCCCCCATCAGGTTGCCGTCTCCTGAG GATCTGAAGGGTAAAATTCTCCTGAAGGCCAAGAAAATTGGTGGTCTGGAGGAGAGTCTCAATGGGATGGTCGAGGACTCTCAGACTGGAGAGGTCAGTGATGAAGACGAGGTGGCTGAAATCAACGAAGATAATCTCCACCGTGAAAGCATCTGTCGCAGAATAAAG aggtccaCCCAGCATCTGTCTAAGGAGCTGTCGGACTGTGTTGTTTACTGCAAAAGCGTCCAGTTCAGTAACTTCAAACACTCCCGCATCCACTCCAAGTTCTATGAGGTGGCTTCCTTCACAGAGTCCAAGGCCCGCAAGCACCTGAGAGAGGCTG GGACCGAGTTTGTCCACCATAACTCACGGCAGCTGACCAGGGTTTACCCCAGTGGACTCCGAACAGACTCCTCCAATTTCAATCCCCAGGAAATGTGGAATGTTGGCTGCCAAATTG TTGCGTTAAACTTTCAGACAGCTGGGGAGGGAATGGATCTGAACGACGGACTGTTTGGTCAGAATGGGAGCTGTGGCTATGTGCTAAAGCCCAGCTTCATGAGAGAGATCCAGGGTGGATTTGACCCTGAAACACCCCAACAAAGGGATTGCTACCAACCTGCGGTCCTCACCATACAG GTGATCAGTGGTCAGCAGCTGCCCAAAGTCAACATTAAAGAGGATTCAATTGTGGATCCTCTGGTCAGGGTCGAGATCCATGGTGTTCCTATGGACCAGGCCAAGCAGGAGACCAGATACATCGAGAACAATG GATTCAACCCTGTGTGGTACGACACTCTGCGCTTCACCATCCACACTCCTGAGCTGGCCATGGTTCGATTTGTGGTGGAAGACTATGACAAGACATCTAAGAACGATTTTGTGGGCCAGTATACGCTCCCCCTAAGCTGCATGCAGCAAG GTTATCGGCACATTCACCTGTTTTCCAAAGACGGAACCAGaattcctccttcctccctatTTGTGCACGTCAGGATCACACAACTGGAGTAA